Proteins encoded by one window of Burkholderia plantarii:
- a CDS encoding class I SAM-dependent methyltransferase: MPDILSLVVLVVVVALCLSLLLFQILTGVPPMSSGAAETADVVALLKQAKLPPRAIVYELGSGWGALVIALARAFPDAEIRGIEASPLPYWVARWRTRRLPNVSLRRRDFHRCDLSDAHAVTCYLMMAPMPKLAALLDRMLRPGTPVVALTFWFRERQVEAVRQGPGLRGAAALYRWPARKPVRPDDGAAR; the protein is encoded by the coding sequence ATGCCCGATATCCTCTCGCTCGTGGTGCTGGTGGTGGTCGTGGCGCTCTGCCTGTCGCTGCTGCTGTTCCAGATCCTCACGGGCGTGCCGCCGATGTCGTCGGGCGCGGCCGAGACGGCCGACGTGGTGGCGCTGCTGAAGCAGGCGAAGCTGCCGCCGCGCGCGATCGTCTACGAACTGGGCAGCGGCTGGGGCGCGCTCGTGATCGCGCTGGCGCGGGCGTTTCCCGACGCCGAGATCCGCGGCATCGAGGCGTCGCCGCTGCCGTACTGGGTGGCGCGCTGGCGCACGCGGCGGCTGCCCAACGTGTCGCTGCGGCGGCGTGATTTCCATCGCTGCGATCTGAGCGACGCGCACGCCGTGACCTGCTACCTGATGATGGCGCCGATGCCGAAGCTGGCGGCGCTGCTCGACCGCATGCTGCGGCCCGGCACGCCGGTGGTGGCGCTGACGTTCTGGTTCCGCGAGCGGCAGGTCGAGGCGGTGCGGCAAGGGCCGGGGCTGCGCGGCGCCGCCGCGCTGTATCGCTGGCCGGCGCGCAAGCCCGTGCGGCCGGACGACGGCGCCGCTCGCTAG
- a CDS encoding styrene monooxygenase/indole monooxygenase family protein has translation MMQVESPGTAGAGRRIAVVGAGQAGLQAALALLGRGYAVTLVAEREPDDVERGRVKSSQCLFGEALRLERAAGIEFGRDACPPINAITFGAVDARSPNGRMISWRGALSRGAAAIDPRIKFAALLREVPRRGGTVRIATADVAMLEELAASHDLVLVATGRGEPGQLFERDAVRSVFRTPQRVLGLTFLHCDGRVGPADAVSFNVVPGVGEIFVMPALTHSGPCHVAVFEGIAGGPLDCWRDVKSAGAHLGRSLDVMRRFTPWELDACRYVELTDANGTLTGSFAPMVRHPVAVLPSGRAVLGMGDAVVLHDPITGQGANGAVKCAAAYVEAIVERGALPFTHGWMLSAFAAYWRDAAYAVQWTNSMLFPPAPHVLGLFRAAQRNPVLATRLADGFDDPSSLYPAWGDAQACEAWRESLGI, from the coding sequence ATGATGCAAGTGGAGAGCCCCGGGACTGCCGGCGCGGGGCGCAGGATCGCCGTGGTCGGCGCGGGGCAGGCGGGACTGCAGGCGGCGCTGGCGCTGCTCGGGCGCGGCTACGCGGTCACGCTGGTGGCCGAACGCGAGCCCGACGACGTCGAGCGCGGCCGTGTGAAATCGAGCCAGTGCCTGTTCGGCGAGGCGCTGCGGCTCGAACGTGCGGCCGGCATCGAGTTCGGCCGCGACGCCTGCCCGCCGATCAACGCGATCACGTTCGGCGCGGTGGACGCGCGCAGCCCGAACGGCCGCATGATCTCCTGGCGCGGCGCGCTGAGCCGCGGCGCGGCCGCGATCGACCCGCGCATCAAGTTCGCCGCGCTGCTGCGCGAGGTGCCGCGGCGCGGCGGCACGGTGCGGATCGCGACGGCCGACGTCGCGATGCTGGAGGAACTGGCGGCCTCGCACGATCTGGTGCTGGTGGCGACCGGGCGCGGCGAGCCCGGCCAGCTGTTCGAGCGCGACGCGGTGCGCTCGGTGTTCCGCACCCCGCAGCGCGTGCTGGGCCTGACCTTTCTGCACTGCGACGGCCGCGTCGGGCCGGCCGACGCGGTCAGCTTCAACGTGGTGCCGGGCGTCGGCGAGATCTTCGTGATGCCGGCGCTCACGCATTCCGGGCCGTGCCATGTCGCCGTGTTCGAAGGCATCGCGGGCGGCCCGCTCGACTGCTGGCGCGACGTGAAGTCGGCCGGCGCGCACCTGGGCCGCTCGCTCGACGTGATGCGGCGCTTCACGCCCTGGGAGCTCGACGCCTGCCGCTACGTGGAGCTGACCGACGCGAACGGCACGCTGACCGGGTCGTTCGCGCCGATGGTCCGCCATCCGGTGGCGGTGCTGCCGTCGGGGCGTGCGGTGCTGGGGATGGGCGACGCGGTGGTGCTGCACGATCCGATCACGGGGCAAGGCGCGAATGGCGCCGTGAAATGCGCGGCGGCCTACGTCGAGGCGATCGTCGAGCGCGGCGCGCTGCCGTTCACGCATGGCTGGATGCTGTCGGCGTTCGCCGCGTACTGGCGCGACGCCGCCTATGCCGTGCAATGGACCAACTCGATGCTGTTCCCGCCGGCGCCGCACGTGCTGGGCCTGTTCCGCGCGGCGCAGCGCAATCCGGTGCTCGCCACGCGGCTGGCCGATGGCTTCGATGACCCGTCGAGCCTCTATCCGGCATGGGGCGACGCGCAGGCCTGCGAGGCGTGGCGCGAGTCGCTCGGCATCTGA
- a CDS encoding pyridoxal-phosphate-dependent aminotransferase family protein — MNRFDPHLLLDLPGYPEHGYARLADRIRHLLATSADILFVQAEAVFALEAVATSLARPGLTAVNVVTSRYGRWFGAWLRRGGVSVHDVTAAPGQAIALEAVEACAAELERVDIVAAVHAESSTGALNPIAGLAALARAHDALFAVDAVASVGGHPLELDALGIDVAVIGPQKALAGPAGVSAVAVGARAWAQIEAAPDFAPSGLSLAALRREWLQRDRGLLPGSPSALEFWALEAALDRIEAEGIARMVARHAQAARASRAALRALGVTPWIAHDDDASALVTAAPVPPGVDPLALISHARRHGVELAPGSGEIAGQIVRLDHTGLRATADAVHANLVAYGCALEQQRYPVDLDAAGQAIADAYAGE, encoded by the coding sequence ATGAATCGCTTCGATCCGCATCTCCTGCTCGACCTGCCCGGCTATCCGGAGCATGGCTACGCGCGGCTCGCCGATCGCATCCGCCACCTGCTCGCGACCTCGGCCGACATCCTGTTCGTGCAGGCCGAGGCCGTGTTCGCGCTGGAGGCCGTCGCCACCAGCCTCGCGCGCCCGGGCCTGACCGCCGTGAACGTCGTCACGAGCCGCTACGGGCGCTGGTTCGGCGCTTGGCTGCGGCGCGGCGGCGTGAGCGTCCACGACGTGACGGCCGCGCCCGGCCAGGCGATCGCGCTCGAGGCCGTCGAGGCCTGCGCCGCCGAGCTGGAGCGCGTCGACATCGTGGCCGCCGTGCATGCCGAATCGTCGACCGGCGCGCTCAACCCGATCGCCGGCCTCGCCGCGCTGGCCCGCGCGCACGACGCGCTGTTCGCCGTCGACGCGGTCGCCTCGGTCGGCGGCCATCCGCTCGAACTCGACGCGCTCGGCATCGACGTGGCCGTGATCGGGCCGCAGAAGGCGCTGGCCGGCCCGGCCGGCGTGTCGGCCGTGGCGGTCGGCGCGCGCGCCTGGGCGCAGATCGAGGCGGCGCCGGATTTCGCGCCGTCGGGCCTGTCGCTGGCCGCGCTGCGTCGCGAATGGCTGCAGCGCGATCGCGGCCTGCTGCCGGGCTCGCCGTCCGCGCTCGAATTCTGGGCGCTGGAGGCCGCGCTCGACCGCATCGAGGCCGAGGGCATCGCGCGGATGGTGGCGCGCCACGCGCAGGCCGCGCGCGCGAGCCGCGCGGCGCTGCGCGCGCTCGGCGTGACGCCGTGGATCGCGCACGACGACGACGCCTCGGCGCTCGTCACCGCCGCGCCGGTGCCGCCCGGCGTGGACCCGCTCGCGCTGATCTCGCACGCGCGCCGGCATGGCGTGGAACTCGCGCCCGGCTCCGGCGAGATCGCCGGGCAGATCGTCCGGCTCGACCACACGGGCCTGCGCGCCACCGCCGACGCCGTGCATGCGAACCTCGTCGCCTACGGCTGCGCGCTCGAGCAGCAGCGTTATCCGGTCGATCTCGACGCGGCCGGCCAGGCGATCGCCGACGCCTACGCGGGCGAGTGA
- a CDS encoding ATP-binding protein: MTFRLWPDSLFGRLVTILAAGMFAGQLLTSTIWFDTHDNRALEIPARLFASRLADTLRLLDNAPDAATRDATLARLADARYQLRWVAAPEPAPASPSFVQRATGGLIAGVIRRRLGTPVEARLLDARLRDDAGRHLGILSLFNSRMPMGDFHLQLQVPNQGWLDVVAHEGQAGMHSEPGALVADYLLRLYLIRFVAVCGFAFVAVRFALRPLRAFAKAAEALGRNIYRAPLALDGPQEVRGVAKSFNAMQQRLIDSFAARTRFLAAVSHDLRSPLTRLRLRAEMLPDPLWRERLRGDLDEMEAMLRATLDAVQGIEITEPRQRIDVDSMLAGLAEDARDAGHAVRIEGHAGAPYPGFARNLKRCLQNLVDNAIRYGGDVSIQVADDGRALRIVIGDRGPGIPDPALLERVFEPYFRAATAHDGTPAPDGTGLGLTIAQGIAAAHGGTLTLRNRVDGARIDGLDAELVLPREA; the protein is encoded by the coding sequence ATGACCTTTCGCCTGTGGCCCGATTCGCTGTTCGGCCGTCTCGTGACGATCCTCGCGGCCGGCATGTTCGCCGGCCAGCTGCTGACCAGCACGATCTGGTTCGACACGCACGACAACCGCGCGCTGGAGATTCCGGCTCGGCTGTTCGCGAGCCGCCTCGCCGACACGCTGCGCCTGCTCGACAACGCGCCCGACGCGGCCACCCGCGACGCCACGCTCGCGCGCCTCGCCGACGCGCGCTACCAACTGCGCTGGGTGGCCGCGCCCGAGCCGGCACCTGCCTCGCCCTCGTTCGTGCAGCGCGCCACGGGCGGCCTGATCGCGGGCGTGATCCGGCGCCGGCTCGGCACGCCGGTGGAAGCGCGGCTGCTCGATGCACGGCTGCGCGACGATGCCGGACGCCATCTCGGCATCCTGAGCCTGTTCAACTCGCGCATGCCGATGGGCGACTTCCACCTGCAACTGCAGGTGCCGAATCAGGGCTGGCTCGACGTGGTGGCGCACGAAGGCCAGGCCGGCATGCACAGCGAGCCGGGGGCGCTGGTGGCCGACTACCTGCTGCGGCTCTACCTGATCCGCTTCGTGGCCGTCTGCGGCTTCGCGTTCGTCGCGGTGCGCTTCGCGCTGCGTCCGCTGCGCGCGTTCGCGAAGGCCGCCGAGGCGCTCGGCCGCAACATCTATCGCGCGCCGCTCGCGCTCGACGGTCCGCAGGAGGTGCGCGGCGTGGCGAAATCGTTCAACGCGATGCAGCAGCGGCTGATCGACAGCTTCGCCGCGCGCACGCGCTTCCTGGCCGCCGTCTCGCACGACCTGCGTTCGCCGCTCACGCGCCTGCGGCTGCGCGCCGAGATGCTGCCCGATCCGCTCTGGCGCGAGCGGCTGCGCGGCGATCTCGACGAGATGGAGGCGATGCTGCGCGCCACGCTCGACGCCGTGCAGGGCATCGAGATCACCGAGCCGCGCCAGCGCATCGACGTCGATTCGATGCTGGCCGGCCTCGCCGAGGACGCGCGCGATGCCGGTCATGCGGTGCGCATCGAAGGCCACGCGGGCGCGCCGTATCCGGGCTTCGCGCGCAACCTGAAGCGCTGCCTGCAGAACCTCGTCGACAACGCGATCCGCTACGGCGGCGACGTCTCGATCCAGGTCGCCGACGACGGCCGCGCGCTGCGCATCGTGATCGGCGACCGCGGGCCGGGCATCCCCGATCCGGCGCTGCTCGAACGCGTGTTCGAGCCGTATTTCCGCGCCGCCACCGCGCACGACGGCACCCCCGCGCCGGACGGCACCGGGCTCGGCCTCACCATCGCGCAGGGCATCGCGGCCGCGCACGGCGGCACGCTCACGCTGCGCAACCGGGTGGACGGTGCGCGCATCGACGGGCTCGACGCCGAACTGGTGCTGCCGCGCGAGGCTTGA
- a CDS encoding ABC transporter substrate-binding protein, whose product MSIFSLVRAARAVVSVVIAVPAARALSAVVLAGAACATGTPALAATTAAAADARTVTDLAGRAIRIPAAEPKRILLGESRTLEAVALLEGKHPLARIVGWQGDLPTMDPQAFNAYAKTFPEIREVPLIGKASEDSISDEKALALKPDVAIFSLAGHGPSRYNALVKQLEATGTTVVFIDFRLHPMQNTLPSIRLLGQVLHREREASDYVAFYQQHLARVRQVVDTVPEAQRPKVFIDMLAGVWDAGCCHTAGNGNFGEFITAAGGRNIAAGLLPGVLGDLSMEQIITARPDVYIATGARTKPGLASLRVGALTSEQDARASLAQLVARPGFDTIKAIHDGRVHGIAHNYYDSPYNIIAIEAFAKWFYPQRFASLDVHATQAELYRRFLAVPVSGTEWVDSPLPAGGAQQAAR is encoded by the coding sequence ATGTCGATTTTCAGCCTTGTTCGCGCGGCCCGAGCGGTCGTGTCCGTCGTGATCGCGGTGCCGGCCGCGCGCGCCCTGTCCGCCGTCGTGCTGGCCGGCGCGGCTTGCGCCACCGGTACGCCGGCCCTCGCCGCGACGACCGCCGCCGCCGCGGACGCGCGGACCGTCACCGATCTGGCCGGCCGCGCGATCCGGATTCCGGCCGCCGAGCCGAAGCGCATCCTGCTTGGCGAGAGCCGCACGCTGGAGGCCGTCGCGCTGCTCGAGGGCAAGCATCCGCTCGCGCGCATCGTCGGCTGGCAGGGCGACCTGCCGACCATGGACCCGCAGGCGTTCAACGCCTACGCGAAGACCTTCCCCGAGATCCGCGAGGTGCCGCTGATCGGCAAGGCCAGCGAGGACAGCATCAGCGACGAGAAGGCGCTCGCGCTGAAGCCCGACGTCGCGATCTTCAGCCTCGCGGGCCACGGGCCGAGCCGCTACAACGCGCTCGTCAAGCAGCTCGAGGCGACCGGCACCACGGTGGTGTTCATCGATTTCCGCCTGCACCCGATGCAGAACACGCTGCCGAGCATCCGTCTGCTCGGCCAGGTGCTGCACCGCGAGCGCGAGGCGAGCGACTACGTTGCGTTCTACCAGCAGCATCTGGCGCGCGTGCGGCAGGTGGTGGACACGGTGCCCGAGGCGCAGCGTCCGAAGGTGTTCATCGACATGCTCGCGGGCGTCTGGGACGCCGGCTGCTGCCACACGGCCGGCAACGGCAACTTCGGCGAGTTCATCACCGCCGCGGGCGGGCGCAACATCGCGGCGGGCCTGTTGCCCGGCGTGCTCGGCGACCTCAGCATGGAGCAGATCATCACGGCGCGGCCCGACGTCTACATCGCCACCGGCGCGCGCACCAAACCCGGCCTCGCGTCGCTGCGGGTGGGCGCGCTGACGAGCGAGCAGGACGCGCGCGCGAGCCTCGCGCAGCTGGTCGCGCGGCCCGGCTTCGACACCATCAAGGCGATCCACGACGGCCGCGTCCACGGCATCGCGCACAACTACTACGATTCGCCGTACAACATCATCGCGATCGAGGCGTTCGCGAAGTGGTTCTATCCGCAGCGCTTCGCGTCGCTCGACGTCCACGCCACGCAGGCCGAGCTGTATCGCCGCTTCCTCGCGGTGCCGGTGTCGGGCACCGAATGGGTGGACTCGCCGCTGCCGGCGGGCGGCGCGCAGCAGGCGGCGCGATGA
- a CDS encoding FecCD family ABC transporter permease: protein MANPRAHAPDEGHARRVYARLTRRRVLCLAAIALLIVASLLFDLSSGPSGLPLATLLRTIFSPAGADPANAVIVWQIRLPYAVMALVVGAALGLSGAEMQTTLNNPLASPYTLGVSAAAAFGASLAIVLDVTIPHVPQTWVISANAFVFAFASAMLLDLVARWRGMSTAGVVLMGIALVFSFHALVELMQFIASADALQGLVFWTLGSLARADWPKIGVLAAALAIALPLSMRNAWALTALRLGEERAASFGIDVRRLRLGTLLRVAVLSALAVSFVGTIGFVGLIAPHIARALLGEDHRFYLPGSLLCGALMLSLASIASKLIVPGVLIPVGIVTALVGIPLFLAIVVRSQGGSQ, encoded by the coding sequence ATGGCCAACCCGCGCGCGCATGCGCCCGACGAGGGCCATGCGCGTCGCGTCTATGCGCGGCTCACGCGGCGCCGCGTGCTGTGCCTCGCGGCGATCGCGCTGCTGATCGTGGCGTCGCTGCTGTTCGATCTCTCGTCCGGGCCCTCCGGCCTGCCGCTGGCGACGCTGCTGCGCACGATTTTCTCGCCGGCCGGCGCCGATCCGGCCAACGCCGTGATCGTCTGGCAGATCCGCCTGCCGTATGCGGTGATGGCGCTGGTGGTGGGCGCCGCGCTCGGCCTGTCGGGCGCCGAGATGCAGACCACCCTCAACAATCCGCTGGCGAGCCCGTACACGCTCGGCGTGTCGGCGGCCGCCGCGTTCGGCGCGTCGCTCGCGATCGTGCTCGACGTGACGATCCCGCACGTGCCGCAGACCTGGGTGATCTCGGCGAACGCGTTCGTGTTCGCGTTCGCCTCGGCGATGCTGCTCGACCTGGTTGCGCGCTGGCGCGGCATGAGCACCGCCGGCGTGGTGCTGATGGGCATCGCGCTGGTGTTCTCGTTCCATGCGCTGGTCGAACTGATGCAGTTCATCGCCTCGGCCGACGCGCTGCAGGGGCTGGTGTTCTGGACCCTCGGCTCGCTCGCTCGCGCCGACTGGCCGAAGATCGGCGTGCTCGCGGCGGCGCTCGCGATCGCGCTGCCGCTGTCGATGCGCAATGCCTGGGCGCTCACCGCGCTGCGGCTCGGCGAGGAGCGCGCGGCCAGCTTCGGCATCGACGTGCGCCGGCTGCGGCTTGGCACGCTGCTGCGGGTGGCGGTGCTGTCGGCGCTCGCGGTGTCGTTTGTCGGCACCATCGGCTTCGTCGGCCTGATCGCGCCGCACATCGCGCGCGCGCTGCTCGGCGAGGACCACCGTTTCTATCTGCCGGGCAGCCTGCTGTGCGGCGCGCTGATGCTTTCGCTCGCGTCGATCGCCTCGAAGCTGATCGTGCCGGGCGTGCTGATTCCGGTCGGCATCGTCACGGCGCTGGTCGGCATCCCGCTGTTTCTCGCGATCGTGGTGCGTTCGCAGGGAGGGTCGCAATGA
- a CDS encoding ABC transporter ATP-binding protein produces the protein MSGLSIHGLSVRYGRREVLRELSAGPLPRGMITALLGPNGSGKSTLLRVLAGLTAASAGGLTLDGEPLALSARSARSHSVVYLPQTLPAGVRLQVLESVLVARRAARDPALQRQGSAADLATAHAVLERLGIGALATRSLDELSGGQRQLVGIAQALARDPHVLLLDEPLSALDLNHQFHVMQVLREVTRERGIVTVVVLHDINAAMRACDRAMLLHRGGIERFGAPEVVVTAKSLADVFGVVARIEPCSLGHHQVMIDGLAVGA, from the coding sequence ATGAGCGGACTGTCGATTCACGGGCTGTCGGTGCGCTACGGCCGGCGCGAGGTGTTGCGCGAGCTGTCGGCCGGGCCGCTGCCGCGCGGCATGATCACGGCGCTGCTCGGGCCGAACGGCAGCGGCAAGTCCACGCTGCTGCGCGTGCTGGCCGGGCTGACCGCCGCCAGCGCCGGCGGGCTGACGCTCGACGGCGAGCCGCTGGCGCTGTCGGCGCGCAGCGCGCGTTCGCACAGCGTGGTGTACCTGCCGCAGACGCTGCCGGCCGGCGTGCGGCTGCAGGTACTCGAATCGGTGCTGGTCGCGCGGCGCGCGGCGCGCGATCCGGCCTTGCAGCGGCAGGGCTCTGCCGCCGATCTGGCCACCGCGCACGCGGTGCTCGAGCGGCTCGGCATCGGCGCGCTCGCGACGCGCTCGCTCGATGAACTGTCGGGCGGGCAGCGGCAGCTGGTGGGGATCGCGCAGGCGCTCGCACGCGATCCGCACGTGCTGCTGCTCGACGAGCCGCTCTCGGCGCTCGACCTGAACCACCAGTTCCACGTGATGCAGGTGCTGCGCGAGGTCACGCGCGAGCGCGGGATCGTCACCGTGGTGGTGCTGCACGACATCAACGCGGCGATGCGCGCCTGCGATCGCGCGATGCTGCTGCATCGCGGCGGCATCGAACGTTTTGGCGCGCCGGAGGTGGTTGTCACGGCGAAAAGCCTGGCTGACGTGTTTGGCGTGGTGGCGCGCATCGAGCCGTGTTCGCTCGGGCATCATCAGGTGATGATTGACGGGTTGGCGGTGGGGGCTTGA
- a CDS encoding alpha/beta hydrolase family protein produces MRWIVPLVLAIVWMCSAQADPAAFHAGVIRLTGVNDAVPFNTVIFYPTREREVPWQAGPFTVEATRDASPVPDGRFPVVLISHGRGGSPLSHRELATTLARAGFIVVLPTHVGDASGYPRAPSQARILIDRPRQAEAALDAVLADPRFSASADVGRIGMIGYSAGGYTALILAGAKPDFAYASAYCADHDDPGSCPRPATGNGAHGTQGKPAVPADLVAWQPPADRRLKALVLMDPLAMMFEASGLSAVRVPTMLYRPQDDSYLGSARNSLAVVSGLPIPPAVHIVPGNHFVFIDPCPASAAASAALICQDAPGIDRVEIHRQIDHEVVDFLRANL; encoded by the coding sequence ATGCGTTGGATAGTGCCTCTCGTACTGGCGATCGTATGGATGTGTTCCGCGCAGGCAGATCCGGCCGCTTTTCACGCGGGGGTAATCCGGCTCACGGGGGTGAACGACGCCGTCCCTTTCAACACGGTGATCTTTTACCCTACGCGTGAGCGTGAGGTTCCGTGGCAAGCAGGCCCGTTCACTGTTGAGGCGACGCGCGATGCTTCGCCCGTACCAGATGGCCGCTTCCCCGTTGTATTGATTTCACATGGCCGAGGCGGCAGTCCCCTCAGCCACCGTGAATTGGCCACGACCCTGGCTCGCGCCGGATTTATCGTCGTCTTGCCGACGCACGTTGGGGACGCGTCAGGCTATCCCCGGGCGCCGTCCCAAGCCCGGATTCTGATTGATCGCCCCCGGCAGGCAGAGGCCGCGCTCGATGCAGTCCTCGCGGATCCACGGTTTTCCGCGAGCGCCGATGTCGGCCGAATCGGCATGATCGGCTACTCGGCCGGTGGCTACACTGCGCTGATTCTGGCGGGAGCGAAACCCGATTTTGCGTATGCCAGTGCGTACTGCGCAGATCACGACGATCCGGGATCGTGTCCGCGTCCAGCAACGGGCAATGGTGCGCACGGCACCCAAGGCAAACCGGCCGTACCCGCTGACCTGGTAGCTTGGCAACCGCCCGCCGATCGCCGCCTGAAGGCCTTGGTGCTGATGGATCCACTGGCGATGATGTTTGAGGCATCCGGCTTGTCCGCCGTGCGCGTACCGACGATGCTCTATCGACCGCAGGACGACAGCTATCTTGGTTCTGCGAGAAACTCTCTTGCCGTTGTGTCAGGCTTGCCCATACCGCCCGCAGTCCACATCGTGCCAGGCAACCACTTCGTTTTCATTGATCCTTGTCCGGCCTCGGCCGCAGCCAGTGCGGCACTGATCTGTCAGGATGCGCCCGGGATCGATCGTGTGGAGATTCATCGCCAGATCGACCATGAGGTCGTGGACTTTCTACGCGCAAATCTATAA
- the cobJ gene encoding precorrin-3B C(17)-methyltransferase, with translation MNVAPAIVVLGAGALPVAERIRAHYAGATIHALAGRARGDVGFAELGAHLRELYARGTPIVALCAAGIVIRCVAPCLADKGVEPPVLAVAEDGSAVVPLLGGLTGANLFAREIAALLAVAPAITTSGELRFGACVLNPPDGYALADLGAGKRFVSDLLAGAGTRVDGDAPWLDQVALPLDPGASHAIRVTPRVADGGAGELVIHPRSVVVALRPEARAVAPLASTTSHLDASLDSRADPLAAHVLDALAAAGLAPLALAALVAPRRAMRDAALARAARALGVPLRFVPDAGADAGALLDAALASASIVATRVVAADPAGQALTAATHHGAEGAMPVAIAVAAAPVDADALGQARGSLTVLGLGPGSAELMAPAARAALAAATDILGYATYVRMAGPFRADQRVHETDNREELQRARHAFELAAQGRRVAMVSSGDPGVFAMAAAVLEALDGSDDAAWADVALDVVPGVSAALATAAQAGAPLGHDFCVISLSDNLKPWSVIEERLALAARADLVIAFYNPVSRARPWQLDRALEIVRAVRTADTVVVLGRDIGRPGATLRSTTLGALSAADVDMRTMVIVGSSKTRRFVRGEREWVYTPRFYD, from the coding sequence CTGAACGTCGCGCCGGCGATCGTCGTGCTCGGCGCCGGCGCGCTGCCGGTGGCCGAGCGGATCCGCGCGCACTACGCGGGCGCGACCATCCACGCGCTCGCGGGCCGCGCGCGGGGCGACGTCGGGTTCGCCGAACTGGGCGCGCATCTGCGCGAGCTGTACGCGCGCGGCACGCCGATCGTCGCGCTGTGCGCGGCCGGCATCGTGATCCGCTGCGTCGCGCCATGCCTCGCCGACAAGGGCGTCGAACCGCCGGTGCTGGCGGTGGCCGAGGACGGCAGCGCGGTCGTGCCGCTGCTGGGCGGGCTGACCGGCGCGAACCTGTTCGCGCGCGAGATCGCCGCGCTGCTCGCGGTGGCGCCGGCCATCACCACCAGCGGCGAGTTGCGATTCGGCGCCTGCGTGCTGAATCCGCCCGACGGCTACGCGCTGGCCGACCTCGGCGCCGGCAAGCGCTTCGTGTCGGACCTGCTGGCGGGCGCCGGCACGCGCGTGGACGGCGACGCGCCGTGGCTCGACCAGGTCGCGCTGCCGCTCGACCCGGGCGCCTCGCATGCGATCCGCGTGACGCCGCGCGTGGCCGACGGCGGCGCCGGCGAACTCGTGATCCATCCGCGCAGCGTGGTGGTGGCGCTGCGGCCGGAGGCGCGGGCGGTGGCGCCGCTGGCGTCCACGACATCGCACCTGGACGCCTCGCTCGATTCCCGCGCCGATCCGCTCGCGGCCCACGTGCTCGACGCGCTGGCCGCGGCCGGTCTCGCGCCGCTCGCGCTGGCCGCGCTCGTCGCGCCGCGCCGGGCGATGCGCGACGCGGCGCTCGCGCGCGCCGCGCGCGCGCTTGGTGTGCCGCTGCGCTTCGTGCCGGACGCCGGCGCCGATGCCGGCGCGCTGCTCGACGCGGCGCTCGCGTCGGCCTCGATCGTCGCGACCCGCGTCGTGGCCGCCGATCCCGCCGGGCAAGCCCTCACCGCTGCGACGCATCACGGCGCCGAGGGCGCGATGCCCGTCGCGATCGCCGTGGCCGCCGCGCCCGTCGACGCCGACGCGCTCGGCCAGGCGCGCGGCAGCCTGACCGTGCTCGGCTTGGGCCCCGGCAGCGCCGAACTGATGGCGCCGGCCGCGCGCGCCGCGCTCGCCGCGGCCACCGACATCCTCGGCTACGCGACCTACGTGCGCATGGCCGGCCCGTTCCGCGCCGACCAGCGCGTCCACGAAACCGACAATCGCGAGGAATTGCAGCGCGCGCGGCACGCGTTCGAACTGGCCGCGCAGGGACGCCGCGTGGCGATGGTGTCGTCGGGTGATCCCGGCGTGTTCGCGATGGCCGCGGCGGTGCTGGAGGCGCTCGACGGCAGCGACGACGCGGCCTGGGCCGACGTCGCGCTCGACGTGGTGCCCGGCGTGTCGGCCGCGCTCGCCACCGCCGCCCAGGCCGGCGCGCCGCTCGGCCATGATTTCTGCGTGATCTCGCTGTCGGACAACCTGAAGCCGTGGAGCGTGATCGAGGAACGGCTCGCCCTTGCCGCGCGCGCCGATCTGGTGATAGCGTTCTACAACCCCGTGTCGCGCGCGCGGCCGTGGCAGCTCGATCGCGCGCTCGAGATCGTGCGCGCGGTGCGCACGGCCGACACCGTCGTCGTGCTGGGCCGCGACATCGGCCGGCCCGGCGCCACGCTGCGCAGCACGACGCTCGGCGCGCTGAGCGCGGCCGACGTCGACATGCGCACGATGGTGATCGTCGGCTCGTCGAAGACGCGCCGCTTCGTGCGCGGCGAGCGGGAGTGGGTTTATACGCCGAGGTTTTACGATTGA